The Nicotiana tabacum cultivar K326 chromosome 1, ASM71507v2, whole genome shotgun sequence genome segment AGGACCTGTATGTTTAATGCTCTCTCCTAAATGATAGTGTTAAATCAAAAAATAATCAGCATTATAATTTTCTAAAAAGAAGTGCGATGGGATTAATCTTAATTCATAAGCTCATGACATGTTCCTCCATATGGTCCACACGTGTGTGAGAAATGGAAGGGCGAGAGCAGGGGCGCATATAGGGTAATAGATACAATTTCAGCCGAACCTAGTAACTTTAGCTTATATCATGTATATGTGTTAAAAATCCACTAAATTGATACAGATAACTTGAACTCATAAAGTTCAaatacagagagagagagagaagtatACCTTAAACTCCATATATGAAGCACACATAGCCAGCCACTGCGCATCCATCATCGCGAACGCTATACAGTATAGAACATCAAATGCCTCGTCATCCTCTGCATTATTTTTTAGCGAAAAAGTTCATCTAGAAAGCACCCTGATTCAGTACTTAGGTTAATTTTCTATCTATATGACTGGCTTACCTCCTAATAACTTAACGAAATTAATTCCCGGTAGACACTTCGGCTTTTctgtaagagaaaaagaagaaaatcaattCCGGTTCAGAATGGAGAGGAAAATATTAGCAAAATGTATAATTTGAGACAATAAAGAATCATaaagaataatatttgaaagCAGATGAGATTGTTCTTAATTAGTATAATCGCTTAAAACGTTAGATCACCTGAGTATAAGTCCAGCATCTGAATCAACATGAATGAAACATTAATCCCAGCAACTGCAAATGGATACTCCCACGTTGCCCTCGATCCACTTCGTTTGAAAAGCAACCTATGAAAACAAGCCTTGATTTTGAATATATGTAATTAGTTATGACTTATTATGCCACAATCATACTATGAAAACTTATCCTACTGAGCAATTTAAGCTCTTTGCAGAACAGCCAAACGATCATACCGGATATCTTGTTGCAAAAAACAGCAAATTCTCGAGTGAAATAAATCCACAACCCCTACAACAAGATGATTTCTCAAATGAGATAAGTACTTTAGATAACTAAAGTAAACTAAGTGTCAGAGGTTGGGGAGATATTGGAGATATACATTGGAACACAGATCTCGGCTTTTTTTAAAAGTGAATAAGAATCAAAGTGAACAACGCCAAGAACTATATTTTCCTGATCCTTAGCTTTCTACTGGTGTCATAGAAGTGCCACTAGACGAGTGTCGCAAATGAATAGTTGGATACTTTTTTCTCTATAGATGAACAAGCAAACTGCTACATTCTAATTATCGCAGTTGACCTGCGGAAATGAATCACCTCTTGCCAAAAGTCTTATACATTTCTTCCGACGATAAAAGTGAGAAAAATTATTAATGTATCTTGACGAAAGATTTAGGATCTCAAAGGCTGAACTTTACCTGAAGTCAGTTGATGGATTTGCTCCTTGCCAGCCCATATCTTTCCATTGCTCGGAGATCAAACTTTTCAGCTTAACATTTGGAAATGCCGCGTTCCATAAAGCTTGAAGAGCTTCCTGAAAATTGGAGTTAACTATTTGCTAAAATACATGTTACAACCAGAAAAACGTAAACAATATCATAATTTAAAAGACACGCAGGTACAGATTGAAACAAAATCCAGAAAGAAAATGCAGGGGTAACTAAGGTTTCCACTTTCTGATACGTCGCAGATAAACTAAGTTACTACTCTGATAGGTTAGCAGATACTGATAATATCATTAAGATTAAATGTGATAAAATAGTGATCTCAGTGCTTTGCAATGAAATTAGAGTGGCAGAATGTTTTAGTGACTTCTTACAAGATTTCAGTATATTGAATTAATGAGAGTGCCCGCATATGAAAACTTCAGATTTATTTCAAGAACTATTGCATAGCTTGTTTTGTTTGCAATATCACTAGTTATGTGAACATTTGTGGGCATGAAAACTTGTAACCAATAGTAGAACGCCAAGTAGACCGGATTAGATCTTCATAATTCCATAAACTGTTAAGGGAACATTATTACTGTATAatatatttctttaattattattCTGAAAAATATGTCCGTCTAGTTTCTGATATTCATACGAAGtacatacatatatttttttttatgttgttGATAAACTGTAAAACAAAAGGTAGATAATTTAgatcaatcaacaacaacaataacaaacccagAGTAATCCCACAAGCAGGGTTTGGTGagagtaatgtgtacgcagaccttactacCTTATGAAGATAGAGACGTCGTTTCCGATAGTCATATTTAGATCAATAAATATAGTATTCCAAGTCCCTTATAAAAATGCCTCTACATAACCGTAGCAACTTGCAATTTCATCATCCCCAAGATATTAGCATTTATAACTACGAACTGAAATTAGCATGGAAATGAAAATAGAACAAGCATTTTGGAAATACTTGATGATCTAGGCGTGTTTCATCAAAAGGTACTCCTAGCCGTTCTTGAAGCCTGCGTAATCTTTCTTCCTGGCAGAAGTTAAATATATATGAAAAGATCCACAATGATACGAAGGTATAAATTACAAAGAGAAGTAAGAAAAAGAACTTCCATAATAGTCTCAACAATTTCTACCAACAGAAAGAACCACTGCACAAAGGAACCGATTCAACGAGATAGGCTAAAAAAGAAGCCTATACAACTTGGATAGACATGAAATAGAGGTAAAGGTCAGATAAATTCGAAGTCCAACAATATGGTACTCAGGTTTACCTGATGAGGAGTTAAAGGGTAGTCAAGATATTTATCGCTTCCAAACCGTTTATTGCCCGAGCGGTTGAAGATTCCTCCTATCCATGCTCGTGGTCCAACCATAGCATTAGCTACAGCCATCAAAATCCGATAAGTGAAATGAACAAATAACACTAGAAACGTTTATACTAGTCGCTTAACATATGAAGTAAAGGAAACAACAGCCCCAACAaaaaagaatcaaagaagtgCTTCTTGAAGTTTTGCATTGAAGTCTTTCTTTTTCGCTATTCTTTGCATTGTTCTTCCGACAATTTGCACCATGCACTAGTCTATGATGCACCATGCTTATCCTAATTAGGCCGTACAATTGTCCGGTTTGGCTTACACAGCCTCTAAACATAAAATATGAAGACTTCTTTCTGGATAGTAATACTGTTGATGAAAGATGTTCAGGCTCACATATATATTGCAAAAAAAGAGATTTGACATCTAGAGTATTTTGTCAtacaaaaattttcaaaacacgGCTGGTTAGGAATAACAGTTTCCAACTTTCCATTTAGACAATCCCAAAATTTTGCAATGTAAAAGAAGTACAAACATCGTAAAACAACATATTTCCtgtattgaagaagaagaagaagaagaagaaagatttgAAAGGCTAAAATACACTACCTAGGAGAAAATTTCTGAAATGTAGGCAAAAATAATACGGATGCAGCGACCTTTAATGAAATTATTAATTAGAAGAATAACTTGAACTCACTAAAGCACTGAGCTAACTGTGAAATTACGTGAGGAGAATTATGTGACCATGCTGGCTCCTCATCTAGCCTCTTTCCGTGCCAATTACTTTCATCTTCATCAGCCTGAATATCATAAGTTCTGTGAGATAAAATTACGAGCAGAAGTGTACCCTGCTTTATTATAAATTGCTAAGGAACCCAATTAcacaatgaaatgaaaatgttACAGCATTCAAGTTTATGAAGTTTAAACAAGAAGGGCAGGAGGATATTGCTATCAATGACTTGCCTGACTGTCCTAgtacctccccccccccccaaacctaaAGAGCACGAGCCCTTAACGAAGGACTCACGAACCATCCCTTGTCACAAGTGGATATATCAGCAATGTAGCTAGTATCGCAACATTGTTTAactggtctagctgaggcattcaatgcgaaataaaaagatcaaaaagagaaaaaagatagCAACACGAAGAAAGATAAAAGTAATTTAAAGAGGGTCATTGGCATCACTTCACGAGTCTGAGTCTATAAAGACTGAAGGTTAATTCCAGTTGCTGCGCGTGAAAAGGGTTTGGTTAAAGATAATTACGTAAACGGATCGCAATATGGCATGAGGACATTGAGACAAGCTAAAGCCACTGCAAGCtgaatttatttctaaaagttAGTCAAATTGAAATGAGATTACGACTCAGCATTTGATATACCGTTTCTTTGCTCTAAATCAACTCCTTTGGTAGAGTTCAGCGCAAAGGATTTGACTTAATATCACAGGCAATTAGCCAAATAGATTAATTGAGTCCCCACATTAGACAGGTAAATTCCAGAAAGACGAAAGTTACTCTTTCCCAGCATAGAATGCACTCAAAAAAACAACAGATGCATGAAGGTGCATACAGCTCGTAGCAGAGTGCAGCAGAGAAATTCAAACAACAACTTCAAGAAAATTGCAAGTTAATGCTTTTCTCATCACCCCCTACTATTCATGATGATAAATTAATCATCCATCATCTAGCTTAGGATCTACATCTTATTAAATCTAATAGAATGACCTACGTTTGCCTACAGTCAAGGTAGCTCAAGTTCGAATAATTATGTTTTATAACCGAGAAATCCACGAGGACCAGTGGGGCACGGTACGAAACTCGATAAATATTAGGCCAGTATCTTGCCTATAAAAGGACAGCccagtgcacaaagcatcccCTATTCATGCAGGATCCAAGGGCCGTACCTCAAAGGATATGATGTAGACAACTTATCTTGGTTGCTTCCACGACTCGAAcccatgacctataggtcacacagaaacaactttaccgttgctccaaggcttcCCTTCAAGTATCTTGCCTATGAATAACCAAAATAACCCACATTGTTCAAAAATGGCAGTTTTGAACTGATAAAACCTATTGTTCAGTCCATTAACCATACTTGCATTCACTAATAGAAACTACGACACCTCAATCCCAAACATGTCGGGATCCACTAATATGAATCATCAACATCCATTTTTACTCAATTTGACCCTCTGCCTTCAACTATACTTGCATTCGACTAAGCTAATTAACCAAAATTTCAGCAAAGTAAAAGGATACACAATTACCAAGAGATGAAACTAGAAGAATGTGGAAGAAAGAAGCTTACTTTGTGATGGGAGGAGGCACAAGAAAGGATGCATTGACTACGCCTTAATCTCattagaaagaagaagaaaatgttgGGAGGATCAAATTTTCACAATGTTTCAAACAGAAACCAAAAGGGTAAACAGAATAATAATCAACAGTTGTTCAAATCATGATTACAGCAACACCATGCTTTCTTAAAATTCAAACTATCATCATTTTAATTTTCACTCTTACTTCTACCCTCCAAAATCCTGTAATCCCAATAAGGAAAGTTGGAGATTAACACCGCAATTAAAGGGAACTTTTGTTTAATGGACTTAATTACAGGTGCACAGGAATGGGAaaagtttcttttttctttctaaaaggtaATAGAAAGATTAATTCTTTTTTACATCCAACCATGCCATATCATTACATAAgacaaaaagaataaaagaacacCTCAAATAAACATAAAGTATACACCATTAATTTGCAAACTGCATGCagatacaaaaatacaaaaaaaggtaTCACCTTTAATTGGCATATAATAAGAGAAATTCATGTTCTTGATTCAATAGAATGGTGAACATTTGCATGcgtacaattaaaaaaaaagtacctTATTTTATGGCATAGAAGAAGATAAATCACATGTTCTTGACTCAACTACTGAGATGGCAGAAACCACAatggtggaagaagaagaagaagaagaagaaaagaggaaaaatggAGAAATGTGACAGATTCTTGGGTTCCATAGCCATTAACCAGCCATGTTGCTAAAACACCGCCTAATTTGTAGCCATATTTAGCTATTTTTGCATATTATAATCATTTGGACCCGTCTTAGCtgatctttttgtttttttttttgtttttttttcttttttgggaaaTTTGTTTGTTCAAAAACAGATTTAAGATTAAAGATATATAATATGACACTATTAGGTGAAATTTTTGCCGACTGTCTCCTTTTTTATATCAACTTTTTAATAAatgatttcttttatttcttttgcagTTAATGGACCTTTTTAGATAATGGTTAAAAACTTTTTTTTAACAAATTGAAAATCTTATGAGAAATTGATAGATTATGGTTTAAAATTTTATAAGTTATTGCAAACGTTAGATCACTAACATAATCTGTGAGTAAACCAAAAAATTAACTAAGCAAACATTATCTCGAATCTAATGTTATCCGGAAAATGTCATTTTTCAAGAGATATATTtatacaacttcttaaaatagggacAAGATGTAAAAGTGACCTAAAAGAGGAATATTTGCATAAATTAGCCAGGTGGTGCATATTGCTTGTTTTGTTTTTCTCAACTACCAATTCACGCTTAACATAAATAGTGATAATTGGTGAAAGTCCATGTTTTTGGGTGTTCTTATGTCCCGTGTTTTTTTTTATGATTTCATGAAGATTGCGGGACTGTTGGATGAATTTATGCTCATTACGTGTTTTTCATGTGAAAAAATATATTTGGATGAAAGTtgatgaaaaaaaaaagtgatttAGCACGAAATGACACATGAAAAgacgaagaaaagaaaaatgaagatgGCTCGTTCAAAGCTCGTGCTTCGCGGGAGAGGTGCACGAGCTAAGGGAATTGGCAGCGAAACAAAACAGTAAACTTGAGGGCAGCATGGACGAgcgagagaaaaagaagaaaaaatggaatTGGGAGCCCGTCCAGGGGCATGCCTCATACGATCCCCTGACACGGATTTCAGCTCTTTTTTCAGCTTTTTTAAGCTGACTTGGAATTGAAAGAAAACATTTCCTACACCTCTTGGTCGTGTAGAGCTAAACTTCATGATCTAGAGTTTTGGCTCTTTCATGATTATTATTGTTTGAATACTGATTTTGATTTCTAGTCTaccatattaatttttttaatcaatcatgtgcttaattatttaattgtttaatcACCAATCGTGTAacaacctgaccggtcgttttgagaatttaagtttcATTCAGCAACATGAGatcttgagtagcttcgtattatgtgtattgacttgcgtgcatggtcaaattcagttaccggatgattcagagtccaATTGGAAAAAAGATTtcagttttggaagcttaagcaggtgtgagttgaccggaatttttgacttttgtgtaaaccactccggaatgagttttggatgaactcaacagcttcgtatggtgatttttggctTAGGCGTGCGcccggatttggaggtccataggatAATTTGGAGCATTTCggcaaaagttgaaaaagttgaagtttggaaaatggaaaagtttgaccaaaagtTGACTTTTATGATATTGGGCTCAGAAtgcgatttcgagagttggaacagctccgttatatcacttgggacttgtctgcaaaatttggcgtcgtttcgggttgatttgataggttttggcatgaGTTCTAGAAGttagaagatttgaaagttcataaattCAATTCATGGCGCGATTTGTTTTTTtccggcgttgtttgatgtgatttgagacctcgagaaagtccgtgttaggttatgggacttgatggtatgctTAGACGGGGTCCTGGTGGCCCCGGGCGTGTTTCAGACGAGTTTcagatattttttttatagttttgaACAAATCTGGttctagtgttttcgcacctgcgaccatggagcgcaggtgcggctccgcatctgcgtgAGCCTGGTCGCTTCTGTGATCCTTGAGGCATGGGAGATCGCTCGCTTCTGCGGAGGCCTGCATGCAGGTGTAgagaccgcttttgcggtccagcgatcgcacctgcgaagaagcTCGCTTCTGCGTCCCCCTTTGCGCTTCTGCGTTGCCGCTAGCTATCAGAGTTCTCAAATGCGTATGCGCAGGTGTGCAtcattgtccgcaaatgcgaaactcCTGGGCAGAATCATATAAGTCGAAGGTTTggtcattttcttcatattttgagttttagacctcggtttttggagcttcttTGTgaatttttcaagcaaatcgattgggtaagtgttcttcacctagaatttattatattccatgattttatctttatttttatcatttaatttgtgttttgcgTTGGGGAAAAtgaaggtttttgaagaaaatttccaaaatgaaaaatcatgagttGAAGGACGAAatagtatcggaatttgataatttttgtatggatgaactcgtatcagaatgggtgttcgagtTTTATAAAATTTGTCAGGTTCCAAGGTGCGGACtcaggggttgacttttgagtcgATTTTTAGATTAtaataaagattgagactttatgatccggaatagtttcttatgagttttatttatgttttgaagttattttggctagatttgagttgtccggaggttatttcacccgagaagttcattttagagtatcggtttgtcttctttgaggtaagtatcttgcctaaccttgtgtgggggattttcccttaggatttgagttttctatgctaattgtagtccgtgtacgcgaggtgacgagtgcgtgctcgaacttatttaaggaaagttggccttttagagtTTTTAGGTCCtcatattcactgagtatgaagttgttcttgatatgattgagTTTCCTATTTATTAGTTTTACCTCTACATGcttggaattaattgctttatgattcactcttattgcctatttgactcttatttgacttaactgggGATTTTTACCTTtgctattgtcatgctatcttttcataactgcttatctttatttgaaattattattatctcatcctataattgtttagtcttaattaggttatgattatcttcccgccgcttatccttaattgaatttgttgtatatTCTCGGTAATtgtccaaccttaaaagaagtttagatatcctatattttagttgacatgtccttatttggaattattcgactTCTGTTAGCTCCTTTGTTGTTGAACTGTATATCGTGGGATCGTTGTTACATATTATCTCCTCCCTTTTTGAGATGTTCTTATTACGCTTAGTATTCTCTATTGTGGTCATTCCTTATGAACTAGTTCTACCATTTTTTTGTGATCGAAAGTTCTTGAATTGATTTGCTTATCGTACTCTCGTATTTATTGTCATTGTTACCGTTGTAtttgttattgtgttgcacgaggtttctgtcgtgctattgttactgttgatatttgcacatgcggcgtgatatatatatatatatatacatatatatatatatatatatatatatatatatatatatatatatatacatacatacatacatatatacacatacatatatatatacatacacacacacacacacacatatatatatatatatgaggggGGGGGTTGCacatgtggcaagacaaggtgaGAACATTATAATGCACATGtgacgagacaaggcgggcacttactatattattattgcacacaTAGCGAGACAGGAGGGCTTATGTCAGTGATTGGTTTGTGAtaatttgtgatggcctgggggaattcctgttgttgatatttgtatagTGGTACAcctacctgtgtgagctttaacTTGTgaagttgtgagaaaacattttacgtgttgtccgttcttttccttatgcttactagctggtatgaattatgttaggacacttgcacaagcatacacatagttaaacactcttatcggataagacgTCTTCTTGAAATTattgagtatagatgcacacccttgtttacttgccttctatgtgagaatggctctatttggcatgTGAGCCGTTAGTGCGGTTATGAAATGTAaagagggcacaagatgccaaatgttagggttcaggtattgagactcgtgagttgtgatttgtccaaagttcggtacctcgtggagttatTGACTAAAACCTAATGTGAAAGCGGTCGTAGTTGCtaagttattacttgtccttgctctATCTGTAATTTCGGATTTAGGCTGTGTTTCCACTCAAGCTtctgtgtcattattatggtattctGCTGTTACTTGCCGTTTCCTTTCTCATTGGAATTACTGTATTGTTAGCGATATCACATaatctttatgtagatatcatactttGTTGCTCTTATACTTATACTTAATCAGGTTATtggaccagtaggtgtcttgactattcctcgtcactactccattgaggttagtcttgatacttaatgggcaccgctgtggtgtgctcatactacgtttctgcattttttgtgtgcatatccaggtattaGATCGTTAGTAGCTGTGCGAATTCTTgttgaggagactcaaggtaaacctgctgctgtgTTTGTAGGCTTCAGaatcaccttcctattttgtactTACACTGTTTTTACATattttcaaacagttgtatttagaagttgtagcaaactctatagagcttatgacttgtaccaccgattttgagaattttaaattttaaaagagaTTTCTTTCAATTTGTTAGATGtcatttaaataatgttgttgtttcattAAATGTGAggtttacctagtccctaagactaggtgccatcaagatatccaacggaggaaaaattgggtcttGACAAATCAAATACTATCTACAAATCTAGGGCTGAACTCATGagtgagaattctagattgcaaataagattgagtagagTTTGCTTCTGAAGCTGTGGTTAATGGAATagtttcgcggttaggataggaatatacctaacaatcTTTCTTAGTTGAATGCCATGTTCCTTATTCATTCATGATAGATTTAAACCATAGGAATATATGGTTGATatatgatggaaatagtattGTGAGAATACGCTATACATATAAACCATTCGGTCAACTAGTAAATTAGATAGATTAAGAAGTTAAATCAATTAAAGAATACggtaggattgttagatagcccataaccatagatcgttttcattacattgataatataagaatctCCTCTTCctcttatttttttattgtggTTAATTAGATTCAAATacttttaggtttaattcttgtttagataattaggatagtttAATCTAGTTATTGGTTAAATCATAAATCCTCATGGATTTGATATTCTATCTcattactttattacttgacgattgCGTATACTTACATGTCCGTTTGGTCGCAACAAATAATCACTATACTTAATTTTACTCCATATTTTTGTAATATAGTAAAATAGAACATCTTTTTAAGAACTGTGTACAAAAACTATACTTGATACAGAATATAACATAACTAAATTCAAATAGTAGGATACAGCTTTAAGAGCTATATGTCAATGTAATTTAACATGTTATAAATGGTTAGTTTAGTTTGTACTGTAGCATTACGGACAAGTAAGATTACTATCAGATTTATTCGCTATCGTTTTACTATGTTACAGTTAGGCCTAGACGCCAAGCCAATCCACACGAACTTATTATTATACCGAGCTTGTTATAATATCGAGCCGAGCCCAATCGAGCTTTATTAAGGGAAAATACCAGTTATGTCCATTTTAAATAGCTTTGTTtatccttaaaattggataataatcaaacttataatgtggttttaaggacacgtgattttacctaataccaattgataaatataaaGATTAGTAATAGAAATTGACAATAAGATAAAGCAAACCAGTATTGAAACGTAATTCAACCCTTGAGCTAAAGTGCCCTCGAATTGGTCAGAACCAAAACAGTTAAGAGATaagcaagctgatgaacaagaatataaACTAAAGAGAAAGTGTCATATAGCTTTTATATCTCAGAGTATAAGGTTCATACAAGATGGTTagaaccctctttatatagtagaagaatCTTATTCAttgtacaattctaattacagaagtaaatcccatgattagctaaacaACCGCCCTTGAAttgatctgttccgagattttCACCACGATCTTTGACCAGTCACAGATACCTTGCCTTTCTATTATTATACTTTGCTTAATGTCTGCCTCATTTGATTTCGATTGCTACTGGCCTTGATCTCGATAGGTACCTCGATCCTCAAACTCGGTACCTTATTCTCGTGCTTTGGTCTGATCCACTGCAGGGCCGACCTTTGATGCAACTCCCTAGTCTCGATCAAATAGTAGAATTAGGTAGgcccggttttaaccgtatatagatagtccctcGTTTCTTAGAGTGTAATGAGAAGAAATAAATTGAGCCTTTGATTTTGTACCTCGACCTGTCATGACGTCATCCTCGTGACATAAGCGTTGGAAGCGACTGAAATGTCCCGTCGGTACAGTTTCCCAAGTCATTAATGAGCGTTAGTTGGTGGTCGGCCACAAGTGCCTTTGAACCGTCGCCGTGAATCACTTAAATAGGCCTCCTCTCTTATTGATCCAATTTTTACTTTCACTTTCTTCTAATCTCTTAAGCTTTTACATCCCTTAAGTTCTTCCTTTATTCATTAGTTTCCAGGGTTTGTTGTTAATCCCTTTTCAAACACCAAATCCTATCATCTCCCTCTCTCTTTAAACTcacacaaaaatggcaaaaatgtCAAACACTATTCCTCAAAAGGGAAACTCTTTTTCATCGCGGTCGGTCGGTAATAAAACACCAGTGGAGTCGcgccctgaggagtgtgttcctaGGGGTGTGTCCTTACTTCTGACTTCAAGGCAGAGAAAAATTCGTCGGTCCCTGGTCGATGCGAGCCAATGTCGagatatatgctcgataactgagggcGACCTTGAGCAGGTAAAGAAAAATTGCCATTGGGAAGATAAAGTGCTGGTGATTCCGGGCCCCGAAGAAGACATCACTAAAcatgtggaagggtttctaagtatttacacttaccctttcatgcTGGGCCCTATCGATCCCGTCATCGTCGATTTTTGCTGTcaatatcaaataaccctaggtCAAATCCATCCCTTTTTTTTGGCGGATTGTTATTCTGATCCGATTCTTTGCGAGCAAAGTCgaagggatgcctttcaccctcgaccacctcatcaggttgTACAGCCCCTGTCTCTATCGAGGTGGGTTAATAAGACTTCAACATCGGGCTATCAAGGtgctattctcgagcatagatgaggacaaggatcgaggatggatgtgccggttcgttcgagtgaagacttccgacctaatcccggccgagaagatgccattttccGAGGAATGGAATAAGAACCATAAGCACAATCCCACCTATAGCTTCTATTTATTGTTTTGTTTCCTTTGCTTCTTCTCATCGACATCCCTTTCTACGATGTAGCGGTAAGGCTGTATTGTGGTTCGGACCCGGGTCAAACTAGCCTGGGCTTGAGGCGGGCCGGGCTTaggcggtcccgggccaaacggtcccaatgtgtggaaccggcccacggtggtcctaagcccacatggtcccgggctaaatgggccGGGCCTAAACGAGCCTAACGGGCTTTTTTTCGtttcgggctatttttttttttatctaaagcactttcttgtaaactatgtatgtatatactagtataaattgcttatatatagctatataaatatatatatagtatgtatagtatgtatatataagggtgtattatgtgtatatataattatatattgccttatgtaatatatattgccttatatatatgtatgtatgtatgtatatatataagagagtttatatgtattatatatatatatatagtttatatgtattagagatATAT includes the following:
- the LOC107763718 gene encoding uncharacterized protein LOC107763718 isoform X3, whose translation is MRLRRSQCILSCASSHHKADEDESNWHGKRLDEEPAWSHNSPHVISQLAQCFTNAMVGPRAWIGGIFNRSGNKRFGSDKYLDYPLTPHQEERLRRLQERLGVPFDETRLDHQEALQALWNAAFPNVKLKSLISEQWKDMGWQGANPSTDFRGCGFISLENLLFFATRYPACFHRLLFKRSGSRATWEYPFAVAGINVSFMLIQMLDLYSEKPKCLPGINFVKLLGEDDEAFDVLYCIAFAMMDAQWLAMCASYMEFKDVLQATRTQLERELSLEDIQRIEDLPAYNLI
- the LOC107763718 gene encoding uncharacterized protein LOC107763718 isoform X5 — translated: MVGPRAWIGGIFNRSGNKRFGSDKYLDYPLTPHQEERLRRLQERLGVPFDETRLDHQEALQALWNAAFPNVKLKSLISEQWKDMGWQGANPSTDFRGCGFISLENLLFFATRYPACFHRLLFKRSGSRATWEYPFAVAGINVSFMLIQMLDLYSEKPKCLPGINFVKLLGEDDEAFDVLYCIAFAMMDAQWLAMCASYMEFKCFCFIPSGCFASDKDAIREGIIIRRYTKNRRSASIQPDIAHTLLIPLGNT
- the LOC107763718 gene encoding uncharacterized protein LOC107763718 isoform X2, which encodes MRLRRSQCILSCASSHHKADEDESNWHGKRLDEEPAWSHNSPHVISQLAQCFTNAMVGPRAWIGGIFNRSGNKRFGSDKYLDYPLTPHQEERLRRLQERLGVPFDETRLDHQEALQALWNAAFPNVKLKSLISEQWKDMGWQGANPSTDFRGCGFISLENLLFFATRYPACFHRLLFKRSGSRATWEYPFAVAGINVSFMLIQMLDLYSEKPKCLPGINFVKLLGAFAMMDAQWLAMCASYMEFKCFCFIPSGCFASDKDAIREGIIIRRYTKNRRSASIQPDIAHTLLIPLGNT
- the LOC107763718 gene encoding uncharacterized protein LOC107763718 isoform X4 — protein: MRLRRSQCILSCASSHHKADEDESNWHGKRLDEEPAWSHNSPHVISQLAQCFTNAMVGPRAWIGGIFNRSGNKRFGSDKYLDYPLTPHQEERLRRLQERLGVPFDETRLDHQEALQALWNAAFPNVKLKSLISEQWKDMGWQGANPSTDFRGCGFISLENLLFFATRYPACFHRLLFKRSGSRATWEYPFAVAGINVSFMLIQMLDLYSEKPKCLPGINFVKLLGAFAMMDAQWLAMCASYMEFKDVLQATRTQLERELSLEDIQRIEDLPAYNLI
- the LOC107763718 gene encoding uncharacterized protein LOC107763718 isoform X1 — encoded protein: MRLRRSQCILSCASSHHKADEDESNWHGKRLDEEPAWSHNSPHVISQLAQCFTNAMVGPRAWIGGIFNRSGNKRFGSDKYLDYPLTPHQEERLRRLQERLGVPFDETRLDHQEALQALWNAAFPNVKLKSLISEQWKDMGWQGANPSTDFRGCGFISLENLLFFATRYPACFHRLLFKRSGSRATWEYPFAVAGINVSFMLIQMLDLYSEKPKCLPGINFVKLLGEDDEAFDVLYCIAFAMMDAQWLAMCASYMEFKCFCFIPSGCFASDKDAIREGIIIRRYTKNRRSASIQPDIAHTLLIPLGNT